The Methylophilus sp. TWE2 region TGCTGGCGGCGCAATTGGCGGGCGAGGTTGAAGCGGCTGAGGTAAGCCTGAAAATCGGAAAGCGACATGGCCTCCATTCTAGCAAAACGGGTAGAATGGCGAGATGCAAATTAAACTCTTACCTGATCAGTTAATCAGTCAAATTGCCGCCGGTGAGGTGGTTGAGCGCCCAGCCTCAGCACTTAAAGAACTGCTTGAAAACAGCGTGGATGCGGGCAGCACGCAAATACAGGTCGCCTTGCAACAAGGCGGAATGAAGTTGCTCAAAGTGACCGACAATGGGCATGGCATTGCCAAAGATGAGCTGGAGCTGGCGTTGACCCGCCATGCCACCAGCAAAATTCAAAGCCTGGAAGATCTGGAGCAAGTGGGTAGTTTGGGTTTCAGGGGGGAAGCGCTGGCCAGTATTGCGTCTATTTCACGCACGGTACTCACCAGCCGTCAGCAGGCGGCTAGCCATGCCTGGCAAATCGCTGCTGAAGGTACGCATCAGCAAACCATCAGCCCGGCCGCCCTGGATGCTGGCACCATCGTTGAAGTGCATGATTTGTATTTTAATACCCCTGCACGTCGCAAGTTTCTCAAAACCGAAAATACCGAATTTGGTCATTGTGAAGATGCCTTTACCCGGGTGGCATTGTCACGCCCCAATGTGGGTTTTTTATTGCAGCACAACGGCAAGGCCATTACACGCCTGGCGGCCAATACCCCGCAACAACGTATTACTGATGTGTTGGGTAGTGAGTTTGCTGCACAAAGTGTCTGGCTGGAAGAAGATAGCGGTGGTCTGCGCTTGTGGGGCATGACGGCCTCACCGACTTACCAGCGCCATAGCCGCGATAGCCAATATGTCTTTGTGAACGGCCGGTTTGTGCGGGATAAGCTCATTGCTCATGCCATCAAGCAGGCCTATCAGGATGTGTTGCATGGCGATAAACACCCGGCGTTTGTATTGTTTCTCGAGTTGGATCCGTCATTGGTGGATGTCAACGTGCACCCGGCTAAAACGGAAGTCCGCTTCCGCGAATCGCAAGCCGTACACCGCTTTATCTTTCATAGCCTGCACAAAGCGCTAGGTAAGACTTCGGCCGAGATTCAGGCCAGTCAGCCGGTACAAGCGCCATTTAATCCATTCAGGCCAGTTGCCGCGCCTGCCTTTAGCATGCCGCGGGAGCAGGTAGAAATCCCTTTGCAAACCCGCTCTGTGTTTGATTATCAGTCCGATAGGGCGGTCAATCGTAGCCCCGCAGTCGCGCAGCAGTTTTATGGCCAATTGTATGGTGATTTAAAACCCGATTTGAATCTGGATCATGTGCAAGCTGGACATCTTGCGGATACGCCTATGAATCCGGGTGCATCTATTAATTCGTCAACGGCCCAAGATCAAAGTGATGCACAAGCACCTCAGCAATATCCGCTCGGTTTTGCCTTGGGGCAATTGCACGGCATTTATATCCTTGCGCAAAATGCGCAGGGCTTGGTCGTTGTTGATATGCATGCCGCGCATGAGCGCATCATGTACGAACGCCTGAAAAATGCCTTGAGTGAGCAGGCCATTTCCACGCAACCTTTGCTGATCCCCATCAGCTTTTATGCGGAGAAGGTTGAGATTGCAACATTGCAAAGCCTCAATGGCAGTGATACCTTGCAACAGCTCGGTTTTGACCTCGCCACCTTATCACCAACGACCATTGCCATCCGTGCCGTGCCCACAATGCTCAAGGACGCAGATACTGTCGCTTTGGCACGTGCCGTATTACGCGATTTAAATGAATATGGCACTAGCCGTGTCATGCTCGAGCGGCAAAACGAAATCTTGGGCACCATGGCTTGTCATGCCGCCGTGCGTGCCAATAGACAACTGACGATCACTGAAATGAACGCATTGCTGCGAGATATGGAAGTGACTGAAAGAAGCGGGCAGTGTAATCACGGCAGACCCACCTGGTTTCAGGTAAGTCTGGGCGACCTGGACAAGATGTTTATGCGGGGACAATAGCCATATTATCTTGGATTGAAAGCGCTTTATTCGTCAACGCTGAAATCTAGCGTAAATTGCGCTGAATCGGCAGCATGAACTATGCTATCAGCCCGCACCAGTCCGCTGGCTTTCACACCTAACAAGCGTATCTTTTTATCTAAATCTATCCTTTTCAGGCATTTTCCAGCAAAAAGCCGCAATGATCTTGCATCACTGATGGGAGCTGGCAGTGTCAGGTCGCGCGTGACCGTCTTAAAGTCATCAAAGCGCAGCTTGATGCCAATCTTGCGGCAGGTGTAGCCTTTTTGCTGCAAATCGCTGGCAACGCGCTCACAGAGCTGAGTAAATGCCTGACTCAGGGCTGGCTTATCTCGCACCGGGTGCAAGTTGCGCTCGAACGTGGTTTCCCGGCTCATGGAAACTGGTGCGCTTTCAGTCACCACTGGCCTGTCGTCCTGGCCGTGCGATACACGGTACAACCAACGGCCATAGCTCTTGCCAAAATGCTCAACAAGCCAGGCTTCGCTCATGGCTGCAATCTGTCCTATGGTCTTAATCTCTAATGATTCGAGCTTGGCACTGGCCTTGGGGCCTATACCATTGATCTTTTTTGCGGGCATCGGCCAGATACGGCTGGAAATATCTGCCATGGTGATGACCGTGATGCCGTCTGGTTTTTGTATTTCAGAGCATAACTTTGCCAATAGTTTATTCGGTGCGATACCGACTGAGCAGGTAAGCCCGGTGGCGGCAAATACGGCAGATTTCAAGCGTTGTGCAATCTCGCTCGCCTCTCCCGGCAGCGTGGATACGTCGGCATACACTTCATCAATACCAATGCTCTCTACCAGTGGGCTGATGCTGCGAATCGCCTCTTTGAACAGGCGGGAGTAATGACGATACAGCTCGAAGTTTACCGGCAACAAGATCGCATCAGGCGCGAGTTTGGCGGCATGCATGGTGGGCATGGCGGAGTGCAGGCCCAGTGCCCGCGCTTCATAGGTGGCCGTGGTTAGCACACCCCGCCCAGCGTAATCTCGCAAGCGAGAGAATTCGCGGGTGCCATCTTCCCTGATCCGTGGTGCATGTGAAGAACGTCCGCCCACCACCATGGGTAAGCCTTTAAGTTCCGGGTAGCGTGACAACTCGCAAGATGCAAAAAAAGCATCCATATCAATATGTGCGATGCGTCTGGTTTTCTGGTCTGGCATGTCAACCACTTAGAGGCCTGACAGCAGATGGGTAATCAGAAATTCAAACATAAGATGAAATGTAAACTACCGGCAGTGAAATATATCGGGACAGCGTTTAAGCTGGATTATCCCATGATGCGCAATAAAAAAGCATGCCTGTACAAGCATGCTTTAAGCTTTAGCTGCAATGTGATCATTCCCTTGCGCAATATGAAACGCTACATCACAAAAAGGCCTATCTGGGATAGGCCTTTGAATAGCTTAAAATTACTGAATGACGCCCAATTGTTTAAATAAGCCATAAGCATCCAGTACATCCCAGTGCTCGGCCAGCTTGCCATTCTCGATTCTGAAAATATCCACGGCATGAATACTGTAGTGTTTACCAGTGGCGGGGATGCCTAACCAGTCACCTTGCTGGGTGCCGGAATACACACCATAGGCCCAAACGGTGTCACCTTCAGCTACCAGTTTTTCCAGTTGATAGTGCCAGTCCGGCACGGCTTTAAACCATGCACTGAAGAATTGTTCAAAGCCAGCCAGGCCTTGTGGCACCAGCGGGTTGTGTTGAATATAGCCTGGTTGCATGTAGCTGGGCAATTTGCTCAGGTCTTTTTTAACAAAAACAGCCTCGGCAAAATCTGCCAGTAGTTGTTTGTTTTGTGGGGTTTGGTCTTGTGCCATCGTCAAGGGTCCTTTCGTTAACAGGGTAGTAAAAAGCAATGCAGTCAGCAGGGGTTTAAATAATTTCATTTGTCTTCCTTTCATTTTTAAAAAAATGCTTGCGTGGTGAAGGTGTTGCGCATGATAATTTCATTACTCACTTTTAGTAAGTAGGCACCTTAAAGTAACTTATGCACTTGATGCCTTACTAAATAAGTCTGGATAAAGGGAAAGCCATGCTTGAAGACATTGAACAACCGTTGCAGATTGCTCCTAGTTGGAATGCCTATCAGGCAGCGTGCCCGACACGGCTGATGTTGAACCGGATTGCAGATAAGTGGACGGTACTGGTGCTTGGTTTGCTGGAGAATCAAACCAAGCGCTTTAGCACATTGCAGCGGGAGATTGGCGGGATTTCACAAAAGATGCTGACGCAAACATTACGTGGCCTGGAGCGAGACGGACTGGTTGCACGGAATGTTTATCCGGAAGTGCCGCCTAGAGTGGAATATACGATTACGCCGTTGGGTCAGACCCTGGTAGGCCTATTGGGGGCTTTAAGGGTGTGGTCAGAGGCGCAT contains the following coding sequences:
- the mutL gene encoding DNA mismatch repair endonuclease MutL; this encodes MQIKLLPDQLISQIAAGEVVERPASALKELLENSVDAGSTQIQVALQQGGMKLLKVTDNGHGIAKDELELALTRHATSKIQSLEDLEQVGSLGFRGEALASIASISRTVLTSRQQAASHAWQIAAEGTHQQTISPAALDAGTIVEVHDLYFNTPARRKFLKTENTEFGHCEDAFTRVALSRPNVGFLLQHNGKAITRLAANTPQQRITDVLGSEFAAQSVWLEEDSGGLRLWGMTASPTYQRHSRDSQYVFVNGRFVRDKLIAHAIKQAYQDVLHGDKHPAFVLFLELDPSLVDVNVHPAKTEVRFRESQAVHRFIFHSLHKALGKTSAEIQASQPVQAPFNPFRPVAAPAFSMPREQVEIPLQTRSVFDYQSDRAVNRSPAVAQQFYGQLYGDLKPDLNLDHVQAGHLADTPMNPGASINSSTAQDQSDAQAPQQYPLGFALGQLHGIYILAQNAQGLVVVDMHAAHERIMYERLKNALSEQAISTQPLLIPISFYAEKVEIATLQSLNGSDTLQQLGFDLATLSPTTIAIRAVPTMLKDADTVALARAVLRDLNEYGTSRVMLERQNEILGTMACHAAVRANRQLTITEMNALLRDMEVTERSGQCNHGRPTWFQVSLGDLDKMFMRGQ
- a CDS encoding helix-turn-helix domain-containing protein codes for the protein MLEDIEQPLQIAPSWNAYQAACPTRLMLNRIADKWTVLVLGLLENQTKRFSTLQREIGGISQKMLTQTLRGLERDGLVARNVYPEVPPRVEYTITPLGQTLVGLLGALRVWSEAHMDEVLQAQSAYDEAEQVTLSPQPVNGVRRVRF
- a CDS encoding ester cyclase; its protein translation is MKLFKPLLTALLFTTLLTKGPLTMAQDQTPQNKQLLADFAEAVFVKKDLSKLPSYMQPGYIQHNPLVPQGLAGFEQFFSAWFKAVPDWHYQLEKLVAEGDTVWAYGVYSGTQQGDWLGIPATGKHYSIHAVDIFRIENGKLAEHWDVLDAYGLFKQLGVIQ
- the dinB gene encoding DNA polymerase IV, encoding MPDQKTRRIAHIDMDAFFASCELSRYPELKGLPMVVGGRSSHAPRIREDGTREFSRLRDYAGRGVLTTATYEARALGLHSAMPTMHAAKLAPDAILLPVNFELYRHYSRLFKEAIRSISPLVESIGIDEVYADVSTLPGEASEIAQRLKSAVFAATGLTCSVGIAPNKLLAKLCSEIQKPDGITVITMADISSRIWPMPAKKINGIGPKASAKLESLEIKTIGQIAAMSEAWLVEHFGKSYGRWLYRVSHGQDDRPVVTESAPVSMSRETTFERNLHPVRDKPALSQAFTQLCERVASDLQQKGYTCRKIGIKLRFDDFKTVTRDLTLPAPISDARSLRLFAGKCLKRIDLDKKIRLLGVKASGLVRADSIVHAADSAQFTLDFSVDE